The sequence GTTTATGTACTTGGCCCCGTCGCGCAGGCCGCTGGCGTAGGGAGTGCTGACGTCGGAGGTGGGGCCGGACAGGTCGGCCAACATGCCGATGCTGATTTCCTGGGCCAGGGCGGCCGGGGCCAGAAGCGCCACCAGGGCCAGGCCACACGCGAGTTGCCTAAGAATGTGTTTCACGGGCGTCGTCCTCCAGTTGGTTAGTGAGCGAAGGGGTAGAGCTTCCAATAGGCCTTGGTCATTCGCCAGCGCTCGGCCAGGCCGTCCGGTTCGAAAATGAGAAAGAGGGTCAGCACCAAGCCGAACACGCCCCCTTTAAGCGCGGCGAGACTCGCCGTGGGATCGCCTCCAAGCACCTGGGCGGCCACCCCGGCCACGGCATTGAGCGCTTCGGGAAGGATGGTAAGGAACACTGCTCCGAACACCGCGCCCAGAACGCTGCCCAGGCCGCCGATGATGATCATGGCCAGATAATTGATGGAAAGCCCGATGTTGAACTGTTCCGGGGTGATGAAGTTGGTGTAGTGGGCCCAAAGGCAGCCGCCCACTCCGGCCAGAAAGGAACTTAAGCCAAAGGCCTGCAGCTTGCCCGCGAACAGGTTCACTCCCACGATCTCCGCGGAGAGATAGTGGTCGCGTATGGCCACGAAGGCCCGGCCTGGGCGGGTGCGGGTGATGTTGGAAACGGCAAGGACGGTCAGGGCGGCCACCACAAGGGTGAGGTAGAACATCTTGAGGTCCGAATCGAACGTGAGGCCAAGGATGCTCGGAGCCATGACCATGAGCCCGTTTGATCCCCCTGTCATGGATTCCCAGCGCAGGAAGACGTATTCCAGTATGAGCTGGGCGGCCAGG is a genomic window of Desulfovibrio sp. containing:
- a CDS encoding branched-chain amino acid ABC transporter permease, with the translated sequence MQQKCGLFFCSYRAESALFPSGFQRACLAVFLLALTVTPLVMNSYYVSILCLINIAVIGAVSLNLLTGLCGQISLGHGAFFGVGAYTAGILAAKGVPFLLVLPASGAVAALAGMAFGLPSLRLKGIYLAIASLAAQLILEYVFLRWESMTGGSNGLMVMAPSILGLTFDSDLKMFYLTLVVAALTVLAVSNITRTRPGRAFVAIRDHYLSAEIVGVNLFAGKLQAFGLSSFLAGVGGCLWAHYTNFITPEQFNIGLSINYLAMIIIGGLGSVLGAVFGAVFLTILPEALNAVAGVAAQVLGGDPTASLAALKGGVFGLVLTLFLIFEPDGLAERWRMTKAYWKLYPFAH